A window from Carbonactinospora thermoautotrophica encodes these proteins:
- a CDS encoding FAD-binding oxidoreductase, giving the protein MTSQVTRRRFLSGAAAVGSAAVALPITRSNGTGTQAAASTGSVKSAPNPVTVRPGDIRYGDLVRGYNQRWVGTPEHVTLVWTTQQVVQLVQDAVSAGKRIAVRSGGHCYEDFVTSSDIRVVIDMSEMKRVYFDSSQNAFAVEPGAMLGEVYEALFKGWGVTIPGGSCPTVGAGGHIVGGGYGQLNRSHGLTVDYLYGVEVVVVDSSGTARSVVATRDSSDPALRGLWWAHTGAGGGNFGVITRYWLRDPNATDTNPANLLPKPPAQVWVSSVSWPWDSLTEQAFTRLLRNFGAWHEANSAPNSPYTGLFSRFNVAHRANGAITLVTQLDASTPNAEQMLNEYLAAINDGVGVIPRINEQRRLPWLHSTLWSSLFGGDPTGRADFKSAYMRRNFTDAQLAAFYQHLTRTDYQHPVAMVQIASYGGKTNTVSPSATAVAQRDSVMKLHYLVAWTDPAEDSKHISWLREFYRDVYSDTGGVPVPNAVTDGCFINYADLDLSDPQWNTSGVPWHTLYYKDNYPRLQQVKATWDPRDIFRHAQSIRLPNR; this is encoded by the coding sequence ATGACGAGCCAAGTCACCCGCCGACGCTTCTTGTCCGGTGCGGCGGCCGTGGGAAGCGCCGCCGTCGCGCTCCCGATCACCCGATCCAACGGGACGGGGACGCAGGCAGCCGCGTCCACCGGGTCGGTCAAATCCGCGCCGAACCCGGTCACCGTGCGACCGGGTGACATCCGGTACGGGGACCTGGTCCGCGGATACAACCAGCGGTGGGTGGGGACTCCGGAGCACGTCACCCTGGTCTGGACGACCCAGCAGGTCGTCCAGTTGGTGCAGGACGCGGTCTCCGCGGGCAAGCGGATCGCGGTCCGCAGCGGCGGGCACTGCTATGAGGACTTCGTCACCAGCTCGGACATCCGGGTCGTCATCGACATGTCCGAGATGAAGAGGGTCTACTTCGACTCGTCCCAGAACGCTTTCGCGGTCGAGCCCGGGGCCATGCTGGGGGAGGTCTACGAGGCCCTCTTCAAGGGCTGGGGCGTGACCATTCCAGGAGGCTCCTGCCCCACGGTCGGCGCCGGCGGTCACATCGTCGGCGGTGGCTACGGCCAGCTGAATCGATCGCACGGCCTGACCGTGGACTACCTGTACGGGGTCGAGGTCGTGGTGGTGGACTCCTCCGGCACCGCGCGCAGCGTGGTGGCCACGCGGGACAGTTCCGATCCCGCCCTGCGGGGCCTGTGGTGGGCGCACACCGGCGCGGGCGGCGGCAACTTCGGCGTGATCACCCGCTACTGGTTGCGCGACCCGAACGCCACCGACACGAACCCCGCGAACCTGCTACCGAAGCCGCCCGCCCAGGTCTGGGTGAGCTCGGTGTCCTGGCCGTGGGACTCGCTGACCGAGCAGGCGTTCACCCGGCTGCTGCGCAACTTCGGCGCCTGGCACGAGGCCAACAGCGCGCCGAACTCCCCCTACACGGGCCTGTTCAGCCGGTTCAATGTCGCGCACCGCGCGAACGGCGCCATCACCCTGGTCACGCAACTGGACGCCTCGACACCCAACGCCGAGCAGATGCTCAACGAATACCTCGCCGCGATCAACGACGGCGTCGGCGTGATCCCTCGGATCAACGAGCAGCGTCGCCTGCCATGGCTGCATTCGACCCTGTGGAGCAGCCTGTTCGGCGGCGACCCGACCGGACGCGCCGACTTCAAGTCCGCCTACATGCGCAGGAACTTCACCGACGCCCAGCTCGCGGCCTTCTACCAGCACCTCACGCGCACGGACTACCAGCACCCCGTCGCGATGGTGCAGATCGCCTCCTACGGCGGCAAGACCAACACCGTGTCGCCCTCCGCGACCGCGGTCGCGCAGCGCGACTCGGTGATGAAGCTGCACTACCTGGTGGCCTGGACCGATCCGGCCGAGGACAGCAAACACATCAGCTGGCTCAGGGAGTTCTACCGAGACGTCTACAGCGACACCGGCGGGGTTCCGGTGCCTAACGCGGTGACCGACGGCTGCTTCATCAACTACGCGGACCTCGACCTGAGCGACCCGCAGTGGAACACCTCTGGCGTGCCTTGGCACACGCTGTACTACAAAGACAACTACCCACGGTTGCAGCAGGTCAAGGCGACGTGGGATCCCAGGGACATCTTCCGCCACGCCCAATCCATCCGGCTGCCGAATCGGTAG
- a CDS encoding anthranilate synthase family protein — MIRKDAEATDGSGVDLTQLLAPDVPAFALLWRPESVRDEVEVLIGDVSTVDMLADLPLPDSPRTPGTPHHELLVVVPYRQIAERGFAYREDGEPLLAMTVRAQGRMSVSEALRLLPDDPVELADADFDIDDESYSDIVRKVLAEEIGRGEGSNFVIRRSFVARVKNHSARTALAVFRRLLARELGAYWTFLVHTDDRTFIGATPERHVSLADGVVVMNPISGTYRYPPSGLSLPDVLRFLADRKEAEELYMVVDEELKMMTRVCDLGVRVIGPRLKEMAKLAHTEYFIEGRSSLDVRDVLRETMFAPTVTGSPLENAFRVIARYEPRGRGYYSGVLALIGRDARGARTLDSAILIRTAEIDRTGRLRIGVGATLVRHSDPASEVAETRAKATALLAALEGTDTSDETSTASRQRLGEHPEVRRALQARNDALARFWLEQRARRDLTVQELIGCRVLLVDAEDTFTAMLAHQLRSLGLTVVVRRFDEPPDLEGFALIVVGPGPGDPRAVSDPKIATLRGITRRLLAGQTPFLAVCLGHQVLSSLLGLKLIRKQVPNQGLQKEIDFFGRRRRVAFYNTFTAVCSVDRFECAMGPVEVSRDAGSGEVHALRGPGFRSVQFHPESVLTEHGVDILRELVTSLLLPVGLAT; from the coding sequence ATGATCCGAAAGGATGCCGAGGCCACCGACGGGAGTGGCGTAGATCTCACCCAGCTTCTGGCCCCCGACGTCCCCGCGTTCGCGTTGCTGTGGCGTCCGGAGTCGGTTCGGGATGAGGTGGAAGTCCTCATCGGCGACGTGTCGACCGTGGACATGCTCGCCGATCTCCCGTTACCTGATTCACCGCGGACGCCGGGCACGCCACACCACGAACTGCTCGTGGTCGTGCCGTACCGGCAGATCGCAGAACGCGGATTCGCCTACCGGGAGGACGGCGAGCCGCTGCTGGCGATGACCGTCCGAGCGCAAGGCAGGATGTCGGTGTCCGAAGCGCTGCGCCTGCTTCCCGATGACCCGGTCGAGCTGGCGGACGCGGACTTCGACATCGATGACGAAAGCTACTCCGACATCGTTCGGAAGGTCTTGGCGGAGGAGATCGGTCGAGGAGAAGGCTCCAACTTCGTCATCAGGCGTTCTTTCGTGGCGCGTGTCAAGAACCACTCGGCGCGGACCGCGCTGGCGGTTTTCCGCCGCCTGCTGGCGCGCGAGCTCGGGGCCTACTGGACATTCCTCGTCCACACCGACGATCGCACGTTCATCGGCGCTACTCCGGAACGGCATGTCAGCCTCGCCGATGGCGTCGTGGTCATGAACCCGATCAGCGGCACCTACCGCTACCCGCCGTCCGGTCTCTCGCTGCCCGATGTGCTGCGGTTCCTGGCCGACCGCAAGGAGGCCGAGGAGCTGTACATGGTGGTGGATGAGGAACTCAAGATGATGACGCGGGTGTGCGACCTCGGCGTTCGCGTGATCGGACCGCGGCTGAAGGAGATGGCGAAGCTCGCCCACACTGAGTACTTCATCGAAGGGCGCAGCTCGCTGGATGTGCGGGATGTCCTGCGGGAGACCATGTTCGCGCCGACGGTCACCGGCAGCCCGCTGGAGAACGCTTTCCGGGTGATCGCCCGGTACGAGCCGCGAGGACGCGGTTACTACAGCGGCGTGCTGGCGCTCATCGGTCGAGACGCGCGCGGCGCCCGCACGCTGGACTCCGCGATCCTGATTCGGACCGCGGAGATCGACCGGACCGGTCGACTGCGCATCGGCGTGGGCGCCACCCTCGTCCGGCACTCCGACCCGGCTTCGGAGGTCGCCGAAACCCGGGCCAAGGCGACCGCGCTGCTCGCCGCCCTCGAAGGGACGGACACCTCCGACGAGACGAGCACCGCCTCCAGGCAACGCCTCGGCGAGCACCCCGAGGTTCGCCGAGCCCTGCAGGCCCGCAACGACGCCTTGGCCCGGTTCTGGCTGGAACAGCGAGCTCGTCGCGATCTCACCGTGCAGGAGCTGATCGGCTGCCGCGTGCTGCTGGTGGACGCCGAAGACACCTTCACCGCCATGCTCGCCCACCAGCTGCGGTCGCTCGGGCTCACGGTGGTGGTCCGCCGATTCGACGAACCCCCCGATCTTGAGGGCTTCGCCCTGATCGTCGTGGGCCCCGGACCGGGTGATCCACGTGCGGTGAGCGACCCCAAGATAGCCACCCTGCGGGGCATCACCCGTAGGTTGCTCGCGGGACAGACCCCCTTCCTCGCGGTGTGCCTCGGGCATCAGGTCCTGTCCTCGCTGCTCGGCCTGAAGCTGATCCGCAAGCAGGTTCCGAATCAGGGCCTGCAGAAGGAGATCGACTTTTTCGGCCGCCGCCGACGGGTCGCCTTCTACAACACGTTCACCGCGGTCTGCTCCGTCGACCGGTTCGAGTGCGCCATGGGGCCGGTCGAGGTGAGCCGGGACGCCGGGAGCGGCGAGGTACACGCCCTCCGCGGCCCAGGCTTCCGGTCGGTGCAGTTCCACCCCGAGTCCGTGCTCACCGAGCACGGGGTGGACATCCTACGCGAGCTGGTCACCTCGCTCCTGCTTCCTGTCGGCCTCGCCACCTGA
- a CDS encoding FAD-dependent monooxygenase, producing the protein MNTQRRSEPDAPSAPVLVVGAGPVGAILALELAHHGVPSILIDRSLTPSRHPKMDFVNGRSMELLRRLGLSDEIRALGVGPEHPFTFIWTRGFDEPPLTRWHYPSVAGVLEKINKVNDGSMPLEPYQRVLGSLLEDLGRRRTRAHPLIDVREGWTFVRLDQDADGVTAHVVDSTTGTRHSIRTRFLVGCDGANSAVRQALRIPLDSIGPTTRHCDVYFRSGDPALRQHGRFFLTISGRGLTLVSRDEKDTWTGTFPVFDDGPLPADPMAVVQERLGVKFRVDEVIITAEWIGRMAVAESYRRGSVFLAGDAAHQFFPTGGHGANTGLGDAVDLGWKLAAVINGWGGPRLLDSYEAERRPVALFNREMSLNLLEVWHRFPRMTQYGASREHLTGFLEKESYQVDNIGIHFGYRYTSSPVICHEEGSAPRWEWQRIVPSTWPGGRAPSVRLRDGSALFDRFGTGLTLVDLSAENAGKALVEEAQRRGVPMTHLPVDDENVRAVWERDLVLVRPDHHVAWRGNTPPEDWGAVLDRVCGR; encoded by the coding sequence GTGAACACCCAGCGACGCTCTGAGCCCGACGCCCCTAGCGCACCAGTGCTGGTCGTGGGGGCCGGCCCGGTCGGGGCCATCCTCGCCCTGGAACTGGCGCACCATGGCGTTCCCAGCATCCTCATCGACCGGTCGTTGACGCCGTCGCGCCACCCCAAGATGGACTTCGTCAACGGGCGAAGCATGGAGCTGCTGCGCCGGCTCGGCTTATCTGACGAGATCCGCGCCCTCGGGGTGGGGCCTGAGCATCCCTTCACCTTCATCTGGACCCGCGGCTTTGACGAGCCGCCCCTCACGCGGTGGCACTACCCATCCGTGGCAGGGGTGCTGGAGAAGATCAACAAGGTCAACGACGGCTCCATGCCGCTAGAGCCGTACCAGCGCGTGCTGGGCTCTTTGCTGGAGGACCTCGGGCGCCGGCGGACGCGTGCGCACCCCTTGATCGACGTACGCGAAGGCTGGACCTTCGTCAGGCTGGACCAGGACGCGGACGGCGTGACCGCGCACGTCGTCGACTCGACCACCGGTACGCGGCACTCGATCCGGACCCGTTTCCTCGTCGGATGCGACGGCGCCAACAGCGCTGTCCGCCAAGCGCTGCGGATACCGCTGGATTCGATAGGGCCCACGACGCGGCACTGTGACGTGTACTTCCGCAGCGGCGATCCCGCGCTGCGTCAACACGGCAGGTTCTTCCTGACGATCTCAGGCCGCGGCCTGACCCTAGTGTCGCGGGACGAGAAAGACACCTGGACGGGCACCTTCCCGGTCTTCGACGACGGGCCCCTCCCCGCGGATCCGATGGCGGTGGTCCAGGAGCGACTCGGCGTCAAGTTCCGAGTCGACGAGGTGATCATCACCGCCGAGTGGATAGGGCGGATGGCGGTGGCCGAATCCTACCGACGTGGCTCTGTCTTCCTCGCCGGCGACGCGGCGCACCAGTTCTTCCCGACCGGGGGACACGGGGCGAACACCGGCCTCGGCGACGCCGTGGACCTGGGCTGGAAGCTCGCCGCCGTCATCAACGGATGGGGTGGGCCGCGCCTGTTGGACAGCTACGAGGCCGAACGGCGACCGGTCGCGCTGTTCAACCGGGAGATGTCCCTCAACCTGCTGGAGGTGTGGCACCGCTTCCCGCGGATGACGCAGTACGGCGCCTCTCGGGAGCACCTGACGGGCTTCCTGGAGAAGGAGAGCTACCAGGTCGACAACATCGGCATCCACTTCGGCTACCGCTACACCTCCTCGCCGGTCATCTGCCATGAGGAAGGTTCCGCACCTCGATGGGAGTGGCAGCGCATCGTCCCGAGCACATGGCCGGGTGGCCGCGCGCCCAGCGTACGGCTGCGGGACGGCTCCGCGCTGTTCGACCGGTTCGGGACCGGGCTGACGCTGGTGGACCTCTCCGCGGAGAACGCCGGCAAAGCCCTGGTGGAGGAGGCCCAGCGACGCGGAGTGCCGATGACGCACCTCCCCGTGGACGACGAGAACGTACGTGCGGTGTGGGAGCGTGACCTGGTCCTGGTGCGCCCCGACCACCACGTGGCGTGGCGCGGGAACACCCCGCCCGAGGACTGGGGAGCGGTGCTCGACCGGGTGTGCGGGCGCTGA